A single genomic interval of Sulfoacidibacillus ferrooxidans harbors:
- a CDS encoding acyl-CoA carboxylase subunit beta → MEEFIADLERRKQQAKQVDAKGSVRKARERIEWLVDSDSFVEFGALNYSDVPGMEGKTPADGLVAGIAKINGRPVVVMAPDKAVLAGTEGTVYIRKSESLHQFAVKRGLPIFHLGEGGGLRMPDGMGSDGISERMMPLSLLRHGRQVPMIASIMGDSYGGPTWFAIQSDFVVQVEGSCMAVAGPRMLEIATGEHVTPEELGGVQVHDKVTGQVHRVARDELDAIECMRTLFSYLPSHADETPPLIANDDPVDRSVEELKTIVPTRRTRAYDMRRVIHGIVDQDSFFELKKNFGGALLTGLARMGGRVVGIIASQPMVRAGSYGPQECDKATEFICFCDSYHIPIIFLHDVPGFRVGKSAEAEKMATKIMVWNQALAWSSVPKISVVIRKSIGAAYSNMGGPKMGSDVVVAWPTAEISFTGAEVGVNVVYGRQLAQAKDPVAQRERLLAQWEVDSSPYQAAAKHLIDDVIDPSDTRKFLCQALEWTCHKNGGKSQRLLASWPTGF, encoded by the coding sequence GGCGAAACAAGTGGATGCTAAGGGGTCTGTTCGTAAGGCTAGAGAGCGCATTGAATGGTTGGTTGATTCTGATTCCTTTGTTGAATTTGGTGCATTAAACTATTCAGATGTACCTGGTATGGAGGGGAAGACTCCTGCAGACGGTTTAGTGGCAGGAATTGCTAAAATAAACGGTAGACCTGTTGTGGTCATGGCGCCAGATAAGGCTGTGTTAGCGGGGACGGAAGGAACTGTGTACATTCGAAAGAGTGAATCGTTGCACCAATTTGCAGTTAAACGCGGATTGCCCATCTTTCATTTAGGCGAGGGTGGAGGTTTGCGTATGCCAGATGGTATGGGGTCAGATGGCATTAGTGAACGTATGATGCCACTTTCATTGCTTCGCCATGGCAGGCAAGTCCCGATGATTGCGAGTATCATGGGAGACAGCTATGGTGGCCCCACATGGTTTGCAATACAGTCAGATTTCGTGGTGCAAGTAGAGGGCAGTTGCATGGCAGTTGCCGGCCCAAGAATGCTTGAGATTGCTACTGGAGAGCACGTAACACCAGAAGAATTAGGTGGTGTACAAGTGCACGATAAGGTGACTGGTCAAGTGCACCGCGTCGCGCGTGATGAGCTAGATGCAATTGAATGTATGCGTACGCTATTTTCATATCTGCCATCACATGCAGATGAAACTCCACCGTTGATTGCAAACGATGATCCGGTTGATCGTAGTGTAGAAGAATTAAAGACGATTGTTCCTACGCGCAGAACACGCGCATATGATATGCGACGAGTTATTCATGGAATCGTTGATCAGGATAGCTTTTTTGAATTAAAAAAGAATTTTGGCGGTGCATTATTGACTGGATTGGCGAGAATGGGTGGACGAGTAGTTGGTATCATCGCGAGTCAACCTATGGTGCGTGCAGGTTCATATGGCCCGCAGGAATGTGATAAGGCGACAGAGTTTATCTGTTTTTGCGACTCCTATCATATACCGATCATCTTTTTGCACGATGTACCAGGATTTCGTGTTGGAAAGAGTGCCGAGGCTGAGAAAATGGCTACAAAAATCATGGTATGGAATCAAGCGTTAGCTTGGTCGAGTGTTCCTAAAATATCGGTCGTGATACGCAAAAGTATTGGAGCAGCTTATAGCAATATGGGAGGACCAAAGATGGGATCGGATGTCGTCGTCGCTTGGCCTACCGCTGAAATTTCATTTACTGGAGCAGAAGTAGGAGTCAACGTGGTGTATGGGCGTCAGTTGGCACAGGCAAAAGACCCGGTTGCACAGCGCGAAAGATTACTTGCACAGTGGGAGGTTGACAGTTCACCGTATCAAGCAGCTGCAAAACATCTTATTGATGATGTGATTGATCCAAGTGATACGCGCAAATTTCTTTGTCAAGCATTAGAATGGACTTGTCATAAGAATGGTGGAAAGAGTCAGCGGTTGCTCGCCAGTTGGCCGACTGGTTTTTAA
- the ilvA gene encoding threonine ammonia-lyase: MEKLVFEARRTLFGVVHETPLVHSRTFSEMIDSSVFLKLENLQRTGAFKIRGAYNKVAHMVTCGDIDQVVTASAGNHAQGVAAAASAFGISSTVFMPEQAPDAKVQATSGYGARVVKTGKNYDEAYAAAIAYANERKVPFLHAFDDEHVIAGQGTIALEMLDQNPDLDTLVVPVGGGGLISGIAIAAKKKNPKIHIVGVQPEQSNSGFLSWSSGEKQVIQNPNSRADGLNVKMMGQLPFDIVRHVVDAFVTVSEEEIERTMCLILERAKMLVEGAGATALAALLSKRIPVFGGKIGVIVSGGNVDLSVMSQVSSSFVGQPLTSH, from the coding sequence TTGGAAAAGTTAGTTTTTGAGGCTAGAAGAACATTGTTTGGTGTAGTTCATGAGACTCCGTTGGTACATTCTCGAACGTTTAGCGAGATGATCGATTCTTCCGTTTTTTTAAAACTGGAAAACTTGCAACGGACAGGCGCATTTAAAATACGAGGTGCTTACAATAAAGTTGCCCATATGGTTACATGTGGTGATATTGATCAAGTTGTGACTGCGTCGGCTGGCAATCATGCACAAGGTGTCGCTGCAGCGGCAAGTGCATTTGGCATTTCTTCCACTGTATTTATGCCTGAACAGGCTCCTGATGCAAAAGTACAAGCAACATCAGGTTATGGTGCAAGAGTAGTGAAAACGGGCAAAAATTATGATGAAGCGTATGCAGCTGCAATCGCATATGCGAATGAACGTAAGGTGCCTTTTTTACACGCATTTGACGATGAACATGTGATTGCAGGACAAGGTACCATTGCATTAGAAATGCTTGATCAAAATCCGGATTTAGATACACTTGTTGTGCCAGTAGGTGGTGGCGGATTAATTAGCGGGATTGCGATTGCCGCAAAAAAGAAGAATCCAAAAATACACATTGTTGGTGTTCAACCGGAACAATCAAACTCTGGCTTTTTGTCATGGTCTTCTGGGGAAAAGCAGGTGATCCAGAATCCGAATTCTCGTGCGGATGGCTTAAATGTAAAGATGATGGGACAATTGCCTTTTGACATAGTTAGACATGTAGTGGATGCGTTTGTCACAGTTAGTGAAGAAGAGATTGAACGGACGATGTGTCTGATCTTGGAGCGCGCTAAAATGCTTGTCGAGGGGGCAGGAGCTACAGCTCTTGCTGCATTATTGTCAAAACGCATTCCGGTATTTGGTGGGAAAATCGGGGTTATTGTCAGTGGGGGTAATGTTGATTTATCGGTCATGTCACAAGTCTCTAGTTCTTTTGTTGGACAACCGCTGACAAGTCATTAG
- a CDS encoding YbjQ family protein encodes MAFSNNVRITDMKDVEQEIQSFEGQGPFTSDLSGQEFWLVVDKGYVPVGLVLGNSVFSMGVTGGLATAFRGLVRGELKEYTQLMYDARELALTRMRKEAARIGADGIVGVKLEITHHGDIMEVTAIGTAIKREATPPGHSHAQVVINAGSNR; translated from the coding sequence GTGGCTTTTTCTAATAATGTAAGAATTACAGATATGAAAGACGTAGAACAGGAAATACAGAGTTTTGAGGGCCAAGGGCCATTTACATCCGACTTATCTGGGCAGGAATTTTGGCTTGTCGTTGATAAGGGGTATGTGCCGGTAGGATTAGTCCTTGGTAATAGTGTCTTTTCGATGGGGGTTACAGGTGGTCTTGCCACTGCATTTCGAGGATTAGTGAGAGGAGAACTTAAGGAGTATACACAATTAATGTATGATGCACGTGAACTCGCACTCACTCGTATGCGCAAAGAGGCGGCACGCATTGGAGCAGATGGAATTGTAGGGGTAAAGCTAGAAATTACGCACCATGGGGATATCATGGAAGTCACCGCCATTGGAACGGCTATTAAGAGAGAGGCAACTCCACCAGGTCATTCTCATGCGCAAGTTGTTATTAATGCAGGTTCCAATCGTTAA
- a CDS encoding class I SAM-dependent methyltransferase yields MPFQDWSDPQEAKRWDEKGDRTNPARAFQLELLLCALATAKIEAKPILDLGFGSGRVEELIFNHFSHVQIVGIDQSQAMMDIAKKRLEPYGEQFVGMQHDVRDLHTLNFQNDSFSCVIAVQSLHHLVAVELKRAYSWIYKVLQPGGVFLLLDRMRVENERTFDVLQSIWRDQDTREHSTVLIHEGNTFMEHQNIVQQRGDFPALLDEHMAWLRETSFDVACLHAYGNRALIAGIKGGTNDQA; encoded by the coding sequence ATGCCATTTCAGGACTGGAGTGACCCGCAGGAAGCTAAGCGGTGGGACGAGAAAGGGGATCGTACCAATCCTGCTCGTGCTTTTCAGTTAGAACTACTCTTGTGCGCACTTGCTACAGCAAAGATTGAGGCAAAACCTATTTTAGATCTTGGCTTTGGCTCTGGTCGTGTTGAAGAACTTATTTTTAATCATTTTTCACATGTTCAGATTGTTGGTATCGATCAATCGCAAGCGATGATGGACATTGCAAAAAAGCGCTTAGAACCATATGGGGAACAGTTTGTAGGAATGCAACACGATGTACGCGACTTACATACTCTGAACTTTCAAAACGATTCGTTTTCTTGTGTGATTGCAGTTCAGTCATTACATCATCTTGTCGCTGTGGAGCTGAAGAGAGCGTATTCATGGATTTACAAAGTATTGCAACCGGGTGGTGTATTCTTATTGCTCGATCGTATGCGAGTGGAGAATGAGCGAACATTTGATGTTCTGCAGTCGATCTGGCGCGATCAGGATACGAGAGAGCATTCTACAGTGCTTATCCATGAAGGGAACACCTTCATGGAACATCAGAACATCGTACAACAGCGGGGAGATTTTCCAGCTTTGCTTGATGAGCATATGGCATGGTTGCGTGAGACTTCATTTGATGTAGCTTGTTTGCATGCCTATGGCAATCGCGCATTGATCGCTGGTATAAAAGGAGGGACAAATGATCAAGCATAA
- a CDS encoding MalY/PatB family protein encodes MDFDQLYDRRHTASLKWDALLQLYGAEDLLPLWVADMDFRVPNEVLSALHERVEHGIFGYQSPREDQTQAIVDWWQKRHQFHIEPEWIVYAPGVVPSLSLAVQELTDPQDKVIIQPPVYPPFTKVVKENDRQVVHNPLHHEHGRYTIDFENLEQRLQEGAKMLILCNPHNPVGRVFDHSELTRLGDLCERYGTLVVSDEIHGDLVYTPHKHIPFASVDERFMQFSLTCAAPSKTFNIAGFHASYMVIPNETLRKTFSKALDRLALRSQNVLSSTAMLAAYRHGEPWLDELLPYLKENLTFLQEELQKRIPEISMEMPEGTYLAWLDCRKLGLDGEELKKFMIEKAKLALNDGAAFGLGGEGFMRVNVACPRTTLVQAIHQLEHAVTELHASRS; translated from the coding sequence ATGGACTTTGACCAATTGTATGATCGACGCCACACAGCTTCACTAAAGTGGGATGCTCTTTTGCAACTTTATGGGGCTGAAGATTTATTGCCTCTTTGGGTCGCAGACATGGACTTTCGCGTTCCAAATGAAGTGCTGTCAGCTTTACACGAGCGCGTTGAACATGGCATTTTCGGTTATCAATCTCCGCGTGAAGATCAAACCCAAGCGATCGTTGATTGGTGGCAAAAGCGGCATCAGTTTCACATTGAACCAGAGTGGATCGTATATGCTCCTGGTGTCGTTCCTTCGCTAAGCCTAGCCGTACAAGAATTGACTGACCCACAAGATAAAGTGATCATCCAACCGCCTGTTTACCCTCCTTTTACAAAAGTAGTGAAAGAAAATGATCGACAAGTTGTACATAATCCACTACACCATGAGCACGGTCGTTATACGATTGATTTTGAAAACTTGGAGCAGCGATTACAAGAAGGAGCAAAGATGCTCATCTTATGCAATCCACACAACCCAGTGGGACGCGTATTTGACCATTCTGAATTAACGCGTCTTGGAGATTTATGTGAGCGTTATGGAACATTGGTCGTGTCTGATGAGATTCACGGCGATCTTGTCTATACTCCGCATAAGCATATTCCCTTTGCATCTGTCGATGAGCGATTCATGCAATTTTCGCTGACATGTGCTGCACCGAGCAAAACGTTTAACATAGCCGGTTTCCATGCATCCTATATGGTGATCCCAAATGAAACATTGCGCAAAACATTTAGTAAGGCACTTGACCGACTTGCGCTGCGTTCACAAAATGTCCTATCATCTACTGCCATGCTCGCCGCCTATCGCCACGGTGAACCATGGTTAGACGAATTACTACCTTACCTAAAAGAAAATTTAACCTTTTTACAAGAAGAGCTGCAAAAACGAATACCAGAGATCAGCATGGAGATGCCGGAAGGAACTTATCTTGCATGGCTCGATTGCCGGAAACTAGGTTTAGATGGAGAAGAACTTAAAAAATTTATGATTGAAAAAGCAAAGCTCGCTTTAAATGATGGCGCAGCATTTGGCTTAGGCGGAGAAGGGTTTATGCGTGTAAATGTAGCCTGCCCCCGAACCACCTTAGTGCAAGCGATTCATCAATTAGAACATGCCGTAACAGAACTACATGCGTCGCGATCCTAA
- a CDS encoding DMT family transporter has product MKRGIFLLILATLLWSGNYIAGRVLAPAMPAFFLNGVRWVISAIILWAILRAKGKTIPLKQQWKGLLSLGIVGMFIFSTLTYLGLKSIPAAQAGMISGMIPVVILLLSVLMLRERPPLIAWLGIILSVVGVVILFGAGNGSTFTLSLGDLELMIAAVAWGLYTVIGKKLSHQIDPLTMTAGAAIYGAIPSAIAGALSYSPHTVHMSVVAWISLLYVSTAASVLAYFVWTSGVHVVGASRSAPFMNLLPIWTVILGVTLLQERLSTSEMIGGAVILIGAFIANQRSRGKPELAMSDREVKVKEL; this is encoded by the coding sequence GTGAAGCGAGGTATTTTTTTATTAATTCTCGCCACATTATTGTGGAGTGGCAATTATATAGCAGGGCGTGTCTTAGCTCCAGCTATGCCTGCTTTTTTTCTCAATGGAGTACGGTGGGTCATTTCAGCCATAATTTTGTGGGCGATTTTACGAGCCAAGGGGAAAACGATTCCGCTTAAACAGCAATGGAAGGGACTTCTTAGTCTTGGGATTGTAGGTATGTTTATTTTTTCTACGCTTACGTACTTAGGTTTAAAATCAATACCTGCTGCTCAAGCGGGCATGATCTCTGGCATGATTCCGGTAGTAATTTTACTCTTGAGTGTGCTGATGTTACGTGAGCGACCGCCATTGATTGCTTGGCTTGGTATTATCTTATCAGTTGTAGGTGTCGTTATTTTATTCGGGGCAGGCAATGGCTCCACATTTACCTTATCACTAGGTGATCTTGAACTTATGATTGCAGCAGTTGCGTGGGGCCTTTATACAGTAATCGGTAAAAAGTTAAGTCATCAAATCGATCCATTAACTATGACAGCAGGCGCAGCCATCTATGGGGCGATCCCAAGTGCCATTGCAGGTGCATTATCGTATTCGCCGCACACGGTTCACATGTCAGTAGTGGCGTGGATTTCACTTTTATATGTAAGTACTGCGGCATCTGTCTTGGCGTATTTTGTCTGGACTTCAGGGGTACATGTAGTTGGAGCAAGTCGATCTGCACCATTTATGAATTTACTCCCTATATGGACTGTGATTTTAGGTGTTACGTTATTGCAAGAGCGTCTCAGTACATCGGAGATGATTGGTGGCGCAGTGATACTTATTGGCGCATTTATAGCGAATCAACGTTCACGTGGTAAGCCAGAGTTGGCCATGAGTGATCGTGAGGTAAAAGTAAAAGAGCTGTAG
- a CDS encoding purine-cytosine permease family protein, with protein sequence MAVSMDHRNKARYGNRTFQVEPYGIESVGQEERHGTVRSQFTLWLGSNLTIADFALGFLPVSLGLPWPWIIVSILLGNVAGSLLVGACSAMGPTYGVPQLIIGRYSFGKIGGLLPALLNYVSTIGWFAVNNILGTFGLRVLFPGLLFWQGALILVVIQGLLAVYGHNLIHAYERVMSVLLAILFAVVTIIAATQTGKLLAYHPTTQGLWPLFAIMVAAAFSYVGSWGPYASDYSRYLPVTTDRKKIMLHVFLGSFIASAWLELVGALVAVLAGAGASDPIAALHSVTGGFGAIAVIAVVLGGTAADALNLYSNALSAGALGIRLPRVVLAIGASLIGLILSLLGSGHFEQNYENFLLMLGYWMTPWVGILITDFFILRRDRIASKDIRATTRVFWPGILSFLIGIVCSLPFMDGPFYEGAISKAMGGAELSFYVGFLVASIVYYLMTRRVVNMASNSL encoded by the coding sequence ATGGCGGTTTCCATGGATCATCGAAACAAAGCGCGATACGGGAATCGCACGTTTCAGGTCGAACCGTATGGGATTGAAAGTGTCGGTCAAGAGGAACGACATGGTACAGTTCGAAGTCAGTTTACACTTTGGCTTGGTAGTAATTTAACGATTGCAGATTTTGCACTCGGATTTTTGCCTGTAAGTCTTGGCTTGCCGTGGCCATGGATTATTGTGTCGATCCTTCTTGGCAACGTAGCTGGCAGTTTGCTTGTTGGTGCATGTTCTGCGATGGGCCCGACGTATGGGGTGCCACAATTGATCATTGGACGATATTCTTTTGGAAAAATTGGAGGTTTATTACCTGCATTATTAAATTACGTGAGTACCATAGGCTGGTTTGCGGTCAATAATATTCTTGGGACATTTGGTCTTCGCGTGTTGTTTCCAGGTCTTTTATTTTGGCAAGGTGCACTGATCTTAGTCGTCATCCAGGGGTTACTTGCTGTATATGGGCATAACTTAATTCATGCGTATGAACGTGTCATGTCTGTGTTGCTTGCGATCTTATTTGCAGTGGTCACCATCATCGCAGCTACGCAAACTGGGAAGTTACTAGCCTATCATCCGACAACACAAGGCTTATGGCCGCTCTTTGCCATTATGGTTGCTGCTGCATTCTCATATGTTGGTAGTTGGGGACCTTACGCATCTGATTATAGCCGTTACTTACCGGTCACAACCGATCGTAAGAAGATCATGTTACACGTTTTTTTAGGATCCTTTATTGCATCAGCGTGGCTAGAGCTTGTTGGAGCACTTGTCGCTGTACTTGCAGGGGCAGGAGCAAGTGATCCGATTGCTGCACTGCACTCGGTAACAGGAGGGTTTGGTGCCATTGCTGTTATTGCTGTGGTGCTTGGTGGAACTGCAGCAGACGCGCTCAATTTATACTCGAATGCTTTGTCAGCAGGTGCACTTGGCATTCGTTTACCGCGTGTCGTTCTTGCTATTGGTGCAAGTTTAATCGGACTTATACTTAGTTTACTCGGTTCCGGACACTTTGAACAAAACTATGAGAACTTTCTGCTGATGTTAGGTTACTGGATGACACCTTGGGTAGGTATTCTCATTACGGATTTCTTTATTTTGCGAAGAGATCGCATCGCTTCAAAAGATATCCGAGCAACTACCCGTGTATTTTGGCCAGGAATTTTAAGTTTCCTTATAGGAATCGTATGCTCATTGCCTTTTATGGATGGTCCATTTTATGAAGGTGCTATTTCAAAAGCTATGGGTGGGGCAGAATTGAGTTTTTATGTTGGATTTTTGGTTGCATCGATTGTGTATTATTTGATGACAAGAAGAGTAGTAAACATGGCTAGTAACTCGCTGTAA
- a CDS encoding AAA family ATPase → MQHGENGVCDPLVSIQRVLDNVNTVLVGKDEVIWLCLVALISKGHVLLEDVPGVGKTLLVRALARSLGCDYKRISFTPDLLPADVTGTDIYNREREQFEFRPGPIFAQIVLADEINRTSPRTQSALLEALEERTVSCDGVTHQLPTPFFVLATQNPMEYIGTYSLPESQLDRFLMKLSLGYPDASEERAVLMRGIDGTGVDILQPVVSSNEVISWQKEVEKIIVSEHIYGYLVNLLQSTRTHPALLLGVSPRGGVAMIKAARALAWMEGRAFVIPDDIKRLVVPVFSHRILLHSKALMEGRDAQSVILQIASETVVPVPAV, encoded by the coding sequence TTGCAACATGGAGAGAATGGAGTATGCGATCCATTGGTAAGTATTCAGCGAGTCCTCGACAATGTGAATACCGTTTTGGTCGGTAAAGATGAGGTAATTTGGTTGTGTCTAGTAGCGCTCATTTCTAAAGGTCACGTTTTATTGGAAGATGTTCCTGGGGTCGGGAAGACTCTGCTCGTGCGGGCGTTAGCGAGAAGTCTGGGTTGTGATTATAAGCGCATATCATTTACTCCAGATCTATTACCTGCTGATGTGACTGGGACAGATATCTATAACAGAGAGAGGGAGCAATTTGAGTTTCGACCAGGACCTATCTTTGCACAAATTGTGTTAGCAGATGAGATTAATCGAACGTCGCCACGAACACAGTCTGCATTACTTGAGGCACTTGAAGAGAGAACGGTATCTTGTGACGGAGTAACACATCAATTACCGACGCCATTTTTTGTGTTGGCGACACAAAATCCGATGGAGTACATTGGAACGTATTCACTCCCTGAATCTCAGTTAGATCGATTTTTGATGAAACTATCATTGGGATACCCTGATGCAAGTGAGGAACGAGCGGTCCTCATGCGAGGTATTGATGGAACAGGGGTAGATATACTGCAACCCGTCGTCAGTTCTAATGAAGTGATCAGTTGGCAGAAAGAAGTAGAAAAGATCATAGTCAGTGAGCATATATACGGATATCTTGTGAATCTATTGCAATCGACGCGTACCCATCCTGCCCTTTTGCTTGGTGTTTCTCCCCGCGGTGGTGTGGCTATGATAAAAGCAGCACGAGCACTAGCATGGATGGAAGGGAGAGCGTTTGTTATTCCTGATGATATTAAGCGATTGGTAGTGCCTGTTTTTAGCCATCGGATTTTATTGCACTCCAAAGCACTGATGGAGGGTCGAGATGCACAGTCAGTCATTTTGCAAATTGCTTCGGAGACTGTAGTCCCCGTCCCAGCGGTGTGA
- a CDS encoding DUF58 domain-containing protein has protein sequence MRERFMLLLLYLVLGALFILAVIRRDEALWMLFGVYVGFIAYETAVWISFDQAWQGLRVVTETVVQAGASVRVSVEASARKRSRMQLALIHIEDDLPIFLDCDKVVIDTSQHVYRVQYDVHQLVRGVYDFSKIMVSGRDLFGLIQRKVDIPCETQVLVYPRVMRIARWRMLDDIVQCIHEHAWYTALSLENGSGTRLYRPGDRLSQIHWVSSARTDELRVLEVERTAEKAMAILLHTPTLRETPGDDSFAPLFELSLSVVASVAQYALQSHVTIDYYDASQSTDVIVTGNNIRAIAPLLKELARAVPSDGSVQYDFDLFCHLEGIILVVVTTSLQILFHHVQSKRMIRPRSVIIFYVCSQEYQLSELDLETIATFRAREVHVAIIHSHDDFIRECL, from the coding sequence ATGCGAGAGCGGTTCATGTTGTTGCTGTTGTATCTTGTTCTTGGTGCTCTTTTCATATTGGCAGTGATCCGCCGCGATGAAGCACTGTGGATGTTATTTGGTGTGTATGTTGGCTTTATCGCTTATGAAACAGCTGTATGGATATCATTTGATCAAGCTTGGCAAGGACTTCGCGTCGTAACTGAGACGGTTGTTCAAGCTGGGGCTAGTGTACGCGTGTCAGTTGAGGCCAGTGCACGAAAAAGATCACGTATGCAACTTGCACTTATCCATATAGAAGATGATCTTCCTATATTTTTGGATTGTGACAAAGTAGTGATAGATACATCTCAACATGTGTATCGAGTTCAATATGATGTACATCAGTTAGTACGCGGAGTGTATGATTTCTCAAAAATAATGGTCAGTGGTCGAGATCTATTTGGTTTGATACAAAGAAAGGTAGATATTCCTTGTGAAACACAAGTGCTCGTTTATCCACGCGTTATGCGCATAGCGAGATGGCGGATGTTGGATGATATAGTGCAGTGTATTCATGAACATGCATGGTACACAGCACTATCGCTAGAGAACGGTAGTGGGACGAGGCTTTATCGTCCGGGTGATCGCTTGTCGCAGATCCACTGGGTATCTTCTGCACGTACAGATGAGCTACGCGTACTGGAAGTAGAACGCACAGCCGAAAAGGCGATGGCCATTTTATTGCATACTCCCACTTTGCGTGAAACGCCTGGTGATGATTCATTTGCACCGTTATTTGAGTTGTCATTGTCAGTGGTAGCTTCCGTTGCACAATATGCATTACAGAGTCACGTTACAATTGATTATTATGACGCCTCACAATCGACTGATGTCATTGTAACAGGGAATAATATTCGTGCCATCGCACCCTTACTGAAAGAACTGGCGAGGGCTGTTCCTAGTGATGGTAGTGTACAGTATGATTTTGATCTATTTTGTCATCTGGAGGGTATTATTCTTGTCGTCGTGACGACTTCACTACAGATTCTTTTCCATCATGTGCAAAGTAAGCGCATGATACGGCCAAGGTCTGTTATTATTTTTTATGTATGTTCACAAGAGTATCAGTTGTCGGAGCTGGACTTAGAAACGATTGCTACTTTTAGGGCACGAGAAGTTCATGTTGCTATCATTCATTCACACGATGATTTTATTCGTGAGTGTTTGTAA